From a single Syngnathus scovelli strain Florida chromosome 2, RoL_Ssco_1.2, whole genome shotgun sequence genomic region:
- the LOC125988173 gene encoding uncharacterized protein, with protein MPGKCKFQESWLSKEAYKDWLVKDTHDIHFARCRACSKSIKLQTMGEAALTSHAGGAGHKAAVRKLVEGNLRMINAAGQMNGSLNWCDAQTEDSKDHVAICLQRHDLDRLPGNDWSDPQHSPVSNSSLHNTELQDASFPAAYFTAAGTSGFVTQRLVPPAVSRTQEAADHQQRAEVLEQQQHMKLLEWENRMKVLAWEQELMREKTRAARQKVKAFRMKKNYYKAKLKRMGEVVPPSSPDTSDEERGPDPTG; from the exons ATGCCTGGGAAGTGCAAATTTCAGGAGTCCTGGCTTTCCAAGGAGGCTTACAAAGACTGGCTGGTTAAGGACACCCATGACATTCACTTCGCTCGATGTCGGGCCTGTTCTAAATCCATTAAACTTCAGACCAtgggcgaggctgctctcaccagCCACGCAGGGGGAGCTGGACACAAAGCGGCGGTGCGCAAGCTTGTGGAAG GCAACTTGAGGATGATAAATGCTGCAGGACAGATGAACGGCAGCTTGAATTGG TGTGATGCACAGACTGAAGACAGCAAGGACCACGTGGCTATTTGCCTGCAACGTCACGACCTGGATAGACTACCAGGGAACGACTGGTCAGATCCGCAACACAGCCCCGTGTCAAACTCCAGTCTCCACAATACTGAGCTGCAGGATGCATCCTTCCCTGCTGCCTACTTTACAGCAGCAG GGACCTCCGGCTTTGTCACCCAGCGTCTCGTCCCGCCGGCAGTCAGCCGGACACAGGAAGCGGCGGATCACCAGCAGAGGGCAGAAGTCCTGGAGCAACAGCAGCACATGAAGCTGCTAGAGTGGGAGAACAGGATGAAAGTGCTGGCGTGGGAGCAGGAGCTGATGAGGGAGAAGACACGAGCAGCTCGCCAGAAGGTGAAAGCCTTTAGGATGAAGAAGAACTACTACAAGGCCAAACTAAAGAGGATGGGAGAGGTCGTGCCGCCATCCTCCCCCGACACCAGCGACGAAGAGAGAGGCCCCGATCCAACGGGATGA
- the wdr6 gene encoding tRNA (34-2'-O)-methyltransferase regulator WDR6, protein MSATSKCFTQDHLKMETAALVVPVTALEFFQDTFLLTGEGPVLTVYNLLPEPKACTSATVLQQHRIHGIRPKVLSTASQQNSFTESCRETKDLSTTLQPNSYDLAVFGGKAVRLVKLHLDASAVEPVHLEILTPLVELQDWALDIRWLCEDEQSLLCVAVAHNGALLLDISSGNALAQRSCLEGCLLYSALLVVHKSWADTVLIAGTVFNQLVLWKPGGGESNKKAPVERRLLGHTGVIFSISYLLEKGLLASASDDRSVRVWAVGALGGSGGNCGDLKPTCLRVLFGHQARVFSVFLSPSRVFSAGEDGACLIWDWAGVGTVLRTLKGHRAGGIRALAVGAGRDDTGRWVATGGADGGVRLWKVEDDEEEDTATNTITDLEFSGQGMPKVVCVTEGEAHTENWNKCRIVVCTDQGFVYQYGDGCWELLWQGSPEFQSYCVMETVAFRVKDSTSRANLCAVGSLSGVLEVFLISHPYNRIVLQAGSGKIHSLTWQQCDPNVYLLASGAEGRVHRWCIGVNFNETSTPSLWVKCCPAFVLPACAKRWLTAAVRFHYKSKRALWLCGDRRGSLLLFQEDLEQVCEKETTQRIHERDGTLKETERPEEHEGQPLSPLSCLFGVHGKQGVTSVCEYQGLLYSTGRDGCVRISRVHYTHKEQDEGSGKVLQLEVLRVQRACKGMEWLERALIMAPHNSAENGLLNEFERLNVIEENQEEGLKLENKGTEARFVIFGFHATQFVVWDPVKQERLLTVPCGGGHRSWSFWPIHSGVWSGYGALVFIKQGSVLASEPPVGSSSWSGRAAWNEGWSLREGIHGRGIGCVCRLGSIWVQKDCAADRAGSLNSDGVQVEEQWEVIVTGGEDTSLTVLAIHPNSGSVTVLSVITDHISSVRAMVALPHQDGQRFPTHAQTLSALLISASGRAQLQCYRLCFGWNKQRLAPFCQVVQVASHRLDEHWERKRNRHKMVKMDPETRYMSMVVVDHKSDAVLVALACSDGAVRLFSVSEVKRQIDLLREMFYHQRCVLSVATCSLQDGKGNRYILLFSAATDGKIAVWDLTQETYSSLSGAPTPLIPCLTLTAHQSGVNSLAVWVQTQGHQDGGLLTIASGGDDGMLMMSTISVDYLYNHGTTVGFTQDQPQTHLGLHLLSQLSIPLAHAAPLTALKLLRPGLIVSTSCDQRVCLWELRSTSINHKMVLCSHVADAAGLAVWEDQVMVAAENGKRTTESEADEVCGRTEGQTHLERTKGNAEGLGHKDQEDGGSWDKIDDSIMKMDAETEFGKKIHTNNQHGDETITGIALRSCDERKGAEITGWVLVCGQGFQLLQIQNKDTYKDVQLHERRRSEKDECTVALHGKLT, encoded by the exons ATGTCAGCGACTTCAAAATGCTTTACTCAAGATCACTTGAAGATGGAGACAGCAGCGTTAGTGGTCCCGGTCACAGCTCTGGAATTCTTCCAGGACACGTTTCTACTCACAG GTGAGGGTCCAGTGTTGACGGTGTACAATCTACTGCCTGAACCTAAAGCATGTACCTCAGCGACGGTGCTTCAACAGCACCGCATCCACGGGATAAGACCAAAAGTCTTGTCGACTGCTTCACAGCAGAATTCATTCACAGAAAGTTGCAGAGAAACTAAAG ACCTGAGCACCACACTTCAACCCAACTCCTATGATCTAGCTGTGTTTGGTGGAAAGGCAGTCCGGCTTGTGAAACTACATTTGGATGCCTCAGCTGTGGAGCCTGTGCACTTGGAGATACTGACTCCCCTTGTAGAGCTCCAGGACTGGGCTCTTGATATCCGCTGGCTATGTGAAGATGAGCAGTCTCTCCTGTGTGTGGCTGTTGCCCATAACGGTGCCCTTCTCCTGGACATCAGCTCAGGGAATGCCTTAGCTCAACGCTCGTGTCTGGAAGGGTGTCTGCTGTACTCTGCCCTCCTTGTGGTGCATAAATCTTGGGCAGATACTGTTCTGATAGCAGGGACCGTTTTCAACCAGCTGGTTCTTTGGAAGCCTGGAGGAGGAGAGAGTAATAAAAAAGCTCCGGTGGAAAGGCGTTTGCTGGGACACACCGGTGTTATCTTCAGCATCTCTTATCTCCTGGAGAAAGGATTGCTGGCATCAGCTTCCGATGACCGTAGTGTCAGGGTGTGGGCTGTTGGTGCTTTAGGGGGCTCTGGAGGGAACTGTGGGGACTTGAAGCCAACGTGCTTAAGGGTGCTTTTTGGACACCAAGCAAGGGTCTTCTCAGTGTTCCTTTCCCCAAGCAGAGTGTTTAGCGCTGGGGAAGATGGAGCATGCTTAATTTGGGACTGGGCTGGAGTTGGGACAGTGCTTCGCACTTTGAAGGGACATCGAGCAGGTGGTATTCGAGCGCTGGCAGTCGGTGCGGGAAGGGATGACACAGGCAGATGGGTGGCAACCGGGGGAGCGGACGGAGGGGTGAGATTGTGGAAGGTTGAAGACGATGAAGAGGAAGACACTGCGACAAATACAATAACAGACTTGGAGTTTTCTGGTCAAGGCATGCCGAAAGTAGTTTGTGTCACAGAAGGCGAAGCTCACACTGAAAATTGGAACAAGTGTAGGATTGTGGTTTGTACTGACCAAGGATTTGTTTACCAATACGGTGACGGCTGCTGGGAGTTGTTATGGCAAGGTTCTCCTGAGTTTCAGTCCTACTGTGTAATGGAAACTGTGGCCTTTAGAGTGAAAGACTCAACAAGCAGAGCTAATTTATGTGCTGTTGGGAGCCTGAGCGGAGTATTAGAGGTCTTTCTCATCTCTCATCCTTACAATCGCATTGTCCTCCAAGCTGGATCAGGAAAGATTCACAGTCTTACTTGGCAGCAATGTGATCCAAATGTGTATTTGCTAGCGTCAGGTGCTGAAGGACGAGTCCATCGCTGGTGTATTGGTGTGAACTTCAATGAAACGAGTACTCCCTCTCTCTGGGTAAAATGCTGCCCTGCATTTGTCCTGCCTGCTTGTGCCAAACGTTGGCTGACGGCTGCAGTGCGCTTCCATTACAAGTCAAAGCGGGCTCTGTGGTTGTGCGGAGACAGAAGGGGGTCCCTGCTTTTGTTTCAGGAAGACCTGGAGCAAGTGTGTGAGAAAGAGACTACTCAAAGAATTCATGAAAGGGATGGAACACTGAAAGAGACAGAGAGGCCAGAGGAACACGAAGGCCAGCCATTGTCTCCACTAAGCTGCTTGTTTGGTGTCCATGGAAAACAGGGTGTCACATCAGTCTGTGAATATCAGGGACTTCTCTACAGTACTGGGAGGGATGGCTGTGTGCGGATTTCCAGAGTGCATTACACACACAAAGAACAAGATGAGGGAAGTGGTAAGGTCCTTCAGCTGGAGGTTCTAAGAGTCCAGCGGGCTTGCAAAGGTATGGAGTGGCTAGAAAGGGCTTTGATCATGGCACCTCACAACTCTGCGGAGAATGGACTTCTAAATGAATTTGAAAGGCTAAATGTGATCGAGGAGAACCAAGAAGAAGGGTTAAAGCTAGAGAACAAGGGAACAGAAGCCCGCTTTGTCATTTTTGGCTTTCATGCCACCCAGTTTGTAGTTTGGGATCCGGTAAAGCAGGAGAGGCTCTTAACGGTGCCTTGTGGCGGTGGCCATCGCTCTTGGAGTTTCTGGCCGATCCACAGTGGAGTTTGGTCTGGATACGGGGCTCTGGTTTTCATCAAGCAGGGGTCCGTCCTGGCTTCTGAGCCCCCCGTAGGCTCATCAAGCTGGTCGGGCAGGGCAGCGTGGAATGAGGGATGGAGCCTGAGGGAGGGCATACATGGGAGGGGGATCGGGTGTGTTTGCCGGTTGGGGAGCATTTGGGTTCAGAAAGACTGTGCAGCAGACAGAGCAGGAAGTTTGAACTCGGATGGGGTTCAAGTTGAGGAGCAGTGGGAAGTGATAGTGACCGGTGGAGAAGACACAAGCTTAACAGTTTTGGCCATACACCCCAATTCTGGTAGCGTTACAGTCCTCTCCGTTATTACCGACCACATCTCGAGCGTACGCGCCATGGTGGCGCTTCCTCATCAAGATGGACAGAGATTTCCTACCCATGCCCAGACCCTCTCTGCCCTTTTGATATCAGCCAGCGGGCGAGCTCAATTACAGTGTTATCGGCTGTGCTTCGGCTGGAACAAGCAGAGACTGGCTCCCTTCTGCCAGGTGGTGCAGGTGGCCAGTCACAGATTGGATGAACACTGGGAGAGGAAGAGGAACAGACACAAGATGGTGAAAATGGACCCGGAAACGAG ATATATGTCCATGGTGGTGGTTGACCACAAGTCAGATGCTGTTCTTGTGGCTCTTGCCTGCAGTGACGGTGCAGTCAG ATTGTTCTCCGTCAGTGAAGTGAAACGCCAAATTGATTTGTTGCGGGAGATGTTTTACCACCAGCGGTGTGTGCTCAGCGTTGCTACCTGCAGCCTACAGGATGGAAAAGGCAACAG GTACATATTGCTATTCAGTGCTGCGACTGATGGCAAGATTGCAGTGTGGGATCTGACCCAAGAAACCTACAGCTCGCTGAGTGGTGCTCCAACTCCGTTAATCCCCTGCCTCACCTTAACCGCCCACCAGAGTGGTGTTAACTCACTGGCTGTTTGGGTCCAGACAcaagggcatcaagatggcggccTTTTAACCATTGCGAGCGGCGGGGATGACGGGATGCTGATGATGTCCACCATTAGCGTGGACTACCTGTACAATCATGGCACGACTGTGGGCTTTACACAGGATCAGCCGCAAACTCATCTTGGTCTACATCTTCTCTCCCAATTGAGTATCCCTTTGGCCCATGCAGCCCCTCTAACTGCCCTGAAGCTGCTTAGACCAGGCCTGATAGTCAGCACCTCTTGCGATCAGAGAGTCTGCCTGTGGGAGCTCCGCAGTACTTCcatcaaccacaaaatggtgctgtGCTCCCATGTTGCTGATGCTGCAGGACTTGCAGTGTGGGAGGACCAGGTGATGGTGGCGGCGGAAAATGGAAAGAGGACGACCGAATCTGAGGCTGATGAGGTTTGTGGAAGGACAGAAGGTCAGACGCATTTAGAACGAACAAAAGGTAACGCAGAGGGGCTGGGTCATAAGGACCAGGAAGATGGTGGGTCATGGGATAAGATAGACGACTCAATTATGAAGATGGATGCTGAAACAGAGTTTGGCAAGAAAATACATACTAACAACCAACATGGAGATGAGACAATCACAGGAATTGCTTTGAGATCTTGTGATGAAAGGAAAGGGGCAGAAATTACGGGATGGGTGTTGGTCTGTGGTCAAGGCTTCCAGCTTCTGC